agtgctccgacaactaacaactgatgtcggcagtttgttccatgcttcagcaattctcagcgtgaaaaaacgACTTTATTTACATTGGAGAAGTTTACTCCTTCGTTTCTtccttttaattgcaaagtcCTCGATCAGATACTCGCTGCGGCCACATGAACTCttctaaattatatttctgatcatataaCCGCTTGGAATGTTGCTGTAACAAGGttgaagtgatttcttttgtgatgTAAACCATTTACAATTTTCCTGGTGTCTCCACTTCCCTTGATATCCTAAGCACATGTCTATtctgcttaatggttaatctagTGCTGTTGATAATTTACGCAAGATTTAGGAATTTAATTGTTTTATCAACAAATTtaggaatttaattatttaatcaataaatttattaaatttaggaatttaattattttatcaacaaatttaggaatttaattatttaatcaataaatttattaaatttatgaatttaattattttatcgctagatttaggaatttaattatttaatcaataaatttattaaatttaggaatttaattattttatcgctAGCTTtagcaatttaattattttatcaacaaatttatgaatttaattatttaatcaataaatttattaaatttatgaatttaattaTCTTATCGCTAGATTtaggaattttattattttatcaacaaatttaggaatttaattatttaatcaataaatttattaaatttatgaatttaatttttttatcactagatttaggaatttaattatttaatcaataaatttattaaatttaggaatttaattattttatcgctAGCTTtaggaatttaattattttatcaacaaatttatgaatttaattatttaatcaataaatttattaaatttaggaatttaattattttatcgctagatttaggaatttaattattttatcaacaaatttaggaatttaattatttaatcaataaatttattaaatttaggaatttaattattttatcgctagatttaggaatttaattattttatcaacaaatttatgaatttaattatttaatcaataaatttattaaatttaggaatttaattattttatcgctagatttaggaatttaattattatatcaacaaatttaggaatttaattatttaatcaataaatttattaaatttaggaatttaattattttatcgctagatttaggaatttaattattttatcaacaaatttaggaatttaattatttaatcaataaatttattaaatttaggaatttaattattttatcgctagatttaggaatttaattattttatcaacaaatttatgaatttaattatttaatcaataaatttattaaatttatgaatttaattaTCTTATCGCTAGATTtaggaattttattattttatcaacaaatttaggaatttaatcaataaatttattaaatttatgaatttaattattttatcgctagatttaggaatttaattatttaatcaataaatttattaaatttaggaatttaattattttatcgctagatttaggaatttaattattttatcaacaaaattTTCTGCTGATAGCAAACTACATAAGAATCTTTGTTCCATActttacatattttaataaattaagaaCTAACGTAAAAGCTAATACATTTGACTATTTTGTTGTCATTTCAGAGACTTTATGTTAATAAGAGACATTTTATCTTAGGAGATTATCTaccatagtaaaaaaaaaagagaaaaaagcagAATAATTGGACAAATTTTACGCAATGGTGCTGAGATAGCTTAATGCagtgagagaagaaagataaaaaaattctCTTTTGCAGACAAACTTTTACGAATCCAGCGATATAGgaaaatacatgaataaaatagcctagatattaatattgttcatatttagttgtatATAAAAGAATGTTGGTTCAATTTTCAGAATGTaggattattttgtaatttagaatGGACCTATAAGTCACTGGTGTTCTTAGTAAAATTTGTGGTAGGAAATAGTTTTAGTTAAGCACCTTCAAATGTTAGTGGATATTTATTAAGTCAAATCAAGTTTGTAATCATATTAGTAATTATTTAgttgaaaatattacatttatctatttatcaatttctGCTGTAGGCATCATATGTGAGAATAGTTATTTATTTGTAGATATATGAATTCATAAAATATACACTTTTTGTaatcatgaatatatgtataatttgaaGATGTATCTGAAGTTCTCACCGTAAGAAGCTCCGTTTCTCTTTAAGGATCCCACAccgaaaatattttactttctcgGTTCAAACTTGAATTCTTTGCGCAACGTCGACATAATCTGAGGCATTTGTTTACAACCATTGTATTCCGGATTATCCGAACTTTGGAATTCTAAAGAGGCAACATACTTAGAGACAGCGGTTAAAAGTGTCATCATTTCGTATTTAGTGCCATATTCCTTCAACATTTTACTTAAAGTTTGCATAAACCACGAACCTTTTTCTTTATCCCTCATTGACGGATATTTATTTGATGACGAATGGAAAACCAACATATCTGCCATGATTGGAATTTTCGGTGGCTTTTTTTCAAATCCTAAACCGCAAGCATCTTTTTTTTCGACTCCAAGATCAGGCTTGCTTCCACGACATGCTTCAATAAAGATTAATTTAGGTATTCCTGTCAGAGATGGACAGCGATCGGGTCTCAGGCAAGAAAGCAATTCGTCTAGCTCAACTTCACCGTCGTATCCATATATGATATCGTTTTCATCACCATGGCTCAGAATCGCACAAACAAAGCAGTCAATATTACCTTTAATATGAGAATCCTCTTCGTTAAAATCGTTCAAAACCGCGAGCATTTCTTTCGCTGTTGCATCTGTACACACGTTGATATCATTCTCGTGAAATCCAAGATCTTTTAATGCGCTTTTAAAATCTTCTGCATCTTTCGATGAGCCGAGACGAGTTGGAAGGTCCATGAAATTTTCATTGTTGAAGATGTAGGCAACACCTCGCTTTTTATGTGTCATATCATATTTATCGAAATATTTATCGTCCATAGTAGTCCCTGTGACAATGCCATCGCCTGAATCTACTTCCTGGTCTGACATGTTATTTCTGTTGCATCAAGTGAAACCAGGTCAGGTTATTATCCAATGCGCATGCGTTAGCGAAATCCAACTCCTGGCTTcgaagtgaaaaacaaaattggaaaAAATTTTGGGGCCAAGTGCGGCTTTTGTATTCCTGAACCCCTGCAAAATATTCCCAGTTCCTTTAAATCGCATTTCGTCCAAAATGAAAGTGAAGTTCTTTTTCAAAAAGAACTAATTGAAATAACAGTTCGTCGAATGTAAACTGCAATCGGCTGCAGAAATGAGGTCACACTTCACACAAGCTTCTATAAAAGGAAATGTCAATAAAAATACGGGAGCGGCCACGAGGAAATGGattttaataacacacacacacacacacatatatattttcacccATCGCGGTGGGttctggaacgtaacacccgcaataGTCAAAGGGTTACTGtattacggcgagctggcagaatcgttagcacgccgggcgagatgcttagtggtatttcgtctgccgttacgttctgagttcaaattccgccgaggtcgactttgcctttcatcctttcggggtcgattaaataagtaccagttacacactggggtccatataatcaacttaatccgtttgtctgtccttgtttgtcccctctgtgtttagccccttgtgggttgtaaagaagtaggtatttcgtctgtcactacgttctgagttcaaattccgtcgaggtcgactttgcctttcatcctttcggggtcattaaataagtaccagttacacactggggtccatataatcaacttaatccgtttgtctgtccttgtttctcctctctgtgtttagccccttgtgggttgtaaagaaataggtatttcgtctgcagctacgttctgagttcaaattccgccgaggtcgactttgcctttcatcctttcggggtcgattaaataagtaccagttacacactggggtccatataatcgacttaatccgtaatccgtttgtctgtcctgtttgtcccctctatgtttagcccttgtgggtaataaagaaataggtatttcgtctgccgttacgttctgagttcaaattccgccgaggtcgactttgcctttcatcctttcggggtcgattaaataagtaccagttacacactggggtccatataatcgacttaatccgtttgtctgtccttgtttgtcccctctatgtttagccccttgtgggtaataaagaaataggtatttcgtctgccgttacgttctgagttcaaattccgccgaggtcgactttgcctttcatcctttcggggtcgattaaataagtaccagttacacactggggtccatataatcgacttaatctgtttgtctgtccttgtttgtcccctctgtgtttagccccttgtgggtagtaaagaaatatgtattaccACGTGCTTTTTTATAGGACCAGAGTCGCCTTCAGATGataacttttcctttttttttctttctttcattctttttgttgttgctgttgtgaaaaTGCTTATTGCCTTACTGTAATGAGTGAGCTGGATCGGAGATGATATGGTTTTAAACaacattaattaaaacataattgagtgtgtgtgtgtgtgtgtgtgtgtgtgttgtgtgtgtgtgtgtgtattcgtgagcattctgaaagagaaagaaagaaacacgatTGCCGATAGAGAAATGCACAGAAGgttggtactacttaagaagagtggtcccggtgcgcgcactcgcgtactcgcgctagctaggcgtgactagtcgatcctacaacgactacctagcaaagtaaataaaacacaaaaaacacaaagtaaggatcgactagtcacgactagctagcgcggatgcgcgactacgcgagtgcgcgcaccgggaccactcttcttaagtagtaccaacCTTCTGTGCATGTTTCTATCGGCAatcgtgtttctttctttctctttcagaaTGCTCAcgaatacacacgtgcacacacacacacacacacacacacacacacacacacacacacacacacacacactcccacacacacacacacacacacacacacacagttgactAAACGAAGCAAGATATGACATTGCTTCGTTTTACACCTTCGTATACATTTTTTGCTCACAGTCAAGGATGTgtatgccgttcaaaccgaaagggtCCAAAAGCtcacattaaaatattgtaaaatataaaaaaaaaattgagatggggaggaaggaggaaaataaattttgggaagttttcttttttttttttttgctgttcgtaatcttccataggcgcaggagtggctgtgtggtaagtagcttgctaaccaaccacatggttccgggttcagtcccactgcgtggcatcttgggcaagtgtcttctgctgtagccccgggccgaccaatgccttgtgagtggatttggtagacggaaactgaaagaagcctgtcgtatatatatatataggcgcaggagtgggccTGTGTGGGTATATCTTGCTAACCAACCCatgttccggttcagtcccacgcgTGGCAATCGTGGGCAATGTCtttgctgtagccccgggccgacaatgacttgtgagtggatttggtagacggaaactgaaagaacccgtcgtatatatgttgtatttaatatatattatagatttgtatgtgtttgtgtgtctgttttgtccccctagcattgcttgacaaccgatctggtgtgtttacggttagtcctacgtccccgtcacttgcgttcggcaaaagagaccgatagaataagtactgggcttacaaagaataagtcccggggtcgatttgcctcgACTAAAAGGGggctccagcatagccgtagtcaaatgactgaaacaagtgaaagaaaaaagtattaacgaaaaaatctgaatgctaagaaaGTTttgatacttgtttcagtcattttgctgcggccatgctggagcaccgcctttttaatcgagcaaatcgaccccgggacttttctttttgtagcccagtacttattctatcggtctctttgccgaacgcTAGGTTTACGgggaccgtaaacacaccagcatcggttgtcaagcaatgctagggacacacacacccacacacacacacacacatacacacacacaccacacacaccacaccacacataatatatatatataacatacacatatatacgacgggcttctttcagttcagtctaccaaatccactcacaaggcaatggtcggcccgggctatagcagaagacacttgcccaagatgccacgcagtggactgaacccggaaccatgtggttggtaagcaagctacttaccacacagcccccctacaactattactaatatatatatatacgacgggcttctttcagtttccgtctaccaatccactcacaagcaaatgtcggtccggggctatagcagaagacacttgcccaagatgctcgcagtgggactgaacccggaaccatgtggttggtaagcaggctacttaccacacagcctctcctacaactatatatatatatatatatatataatatatatataatatatatattataatatatacgacgggcttctttgagtttccgtctaccaaatccactcacaaggcattggtcggcccgggctatagcagaagacacttgcccaagatgccacgcagtgggactgaacccggaaccatgtggttggtaagcaagctacttacaaacAGCCTccctaccctatatatatatataataatatatatacgacgggcttcttttcagttttccgtctaccaaatcactcacaaggcattggtcgggccctgggctatagcagaaaacactttcccaagatggccacgcagtgggaactgaacccggaaccattgttggtaagcaggctacttaccacacacagcaTCTCCTacaactattatattatatatatacgacgggcttctttcagtttccgctctacaaatccactcacaaggcaatggtcgacccgggcctatagcagaagacacttgccaggatggcacgcagtgggactgaaccggaaccatgtggttggtaagcaagctacttacacacagcctaGCCTCccctacaacatatatatatatatagatatatatatacgacgggcttttcatcagtttccgtctaccaaatccactcacaaggcatggtcggcccgcgggctatagcagaagacacttgcccaagattctacgcagtgggactgaacccggaaccatgtggttggtaagcaggctacttaccacaagcCCAGCCCTCCcctacaaactatatatatatatataatatatatatatatatatatattatataatatatataatatatatatacgacgggcttctttcagttccgttaCCAAATCTCACTCATCAAGGgcaatggtcggcccggggctatagcagaagacacttgcccaggattccacgcagtgggactgaacccggaaccatgtggttggtaagcaagctacttaccacacagcctccccTACaactatattatatactatatatacgacgggcttcttcagttgtccgtttctaccaaatccaatcacacaGGATTGGTCGGacaccggggctatagcagaagacacttgcccaagattgccacgccgtgggactgaacccggaaaccatgtggttggtaagcaaagctacttaccacacagccacctccttGCATCTATGGGcaatcttgggccgaccaatgccttgtgagtggatttggtagacggaaactgaaagaagcccatcgtatatatgtatatatatatatatatgtgtgtgtgtgtgtttgtgtgtctgtatttgaccccccacccaacatcgcttgacaaccgatgctggtgtgtttacgtcgccgtaacttagcggttcggcgaaagagaccgatagaataagtactgggcttacaaaagaataagtcccggtgtcgatttgctcgactaaaaaggcggtgctccagcaaggccgcagtcaaatgactgaaacaagtaaaagagtaaaagagtacggtttctacttcgcggattttcacttatcgcggtGGGTTCTCGAACGTtaacacccgcaatagtcgaAGGGTTTCTGTATTATACTTTTAATGTCCTGTGAAAGCAACATTTCGTTAGAAGTCGGTGATGGCGGTGAAAAGCGGTTATACGGTTGTGCGCATGCGCAGGCtttcacacgcacgcgcacacacagacacacacacacacgcgcaaaaacACCCATTGACCTTCAATGGAATACTGACACCCGCACTCGCACGACGTATGAacgtatgtttgtacgtgtatatgagaGACGACGggcgcaaatgtgtgtgtgtgtgtgtgtgtgtgtgtgtgtgtgtgtggatggggttCATGTAAACACAACACTATGAAGCTGAAGACGattgcacacgcaaacacacacacgcacgcacacacacacacacacacatccgtgtatattttatatacatgtacatgggcgcaggagtggctgtgtggtaagtagcttgcttaccaaccacatggttccgggttcagtcccactgcgtggcatcttgggcaagtgtcttctgctatagccccgggccgaccaatgccttgtgagtggatttggtagacggaaactgaaagaagcctgtcgtatatatgtatatatatatatatgtatatgtgtgtgtgtgtgtttgtgtgtccgtatttgtccccctagcattgcttgacaaccgatggtggtgtgtttatgtccccgtcacttagcggttcggcgaaagagaccgatagaataagtactgtgcttacaaaagaataagtcccggggtcgatttgctcgactaaaaaggcggtgctccagcatggccgcagtcaaatgactgaaacaagtaaaagaattaaaactatTTTCCCATTCAGCCCATATTCGTAGCATATCCAGTTTTCTGGTGATCGCTTCATGTTTTTCTCTACTTTTCGGGAGAAACTTACTTAGGCGCAAAGGAAATTATCCAGTCCGAACAACATACGAAGTTTTGCACTTTTGGAAGGCAGGAAATTGCTCCGCAGGCAGACAAAATCACAGAAGACGCTTTCATTCACACTtcagatattttaataaattacgaACTAACTTAAAAGCTAatgcattttattatttcattgccAATTCAGAGACTTCACGTTAAGAAGAGACACATTTTATTAGGAAGTTATCCATAAGAGTTTTTAAAAATTAGGAGAGGATTTAAAAAAGCATTACGCAATGGTGCTTCGATAGTTTAATGCagtgagaaaacaaagaaaaattatttctctttGGTAGACAAACTGGTACGAATCCAGCGATATATGAAAGCATATGAATAAAATAGCCTACATATTAATATTGTTCATATTTAGCAAGGTTAGTTCAATTTTCAGGGTGtagaattattttgaaatttagaaTGTTCACAGAAGGCATTGGAGTTCTTAGTAAAATTTATGCTAGGAAATAGTTTTAGTTAAGCGTCTTAAAATGTTAGAGGATATTTATTAAAGCAAAATCAAGTTTGTAGTCGTATTAGCAATTATTTAGTTGGAAATATTACCTTTATCTTTTCATCAATTTATATTGTTggtataatgtaaaaataatgtaattatttgTAGATATATGAATTCATAAAATATACTTCTTTTGCAAttgtagatatattcttttatattcttttaatataaCATGCACATCCAACGGAATTTCTCACTGTAGaaagctgaaatattttatttcttcgcTTCAAACTTTAGTTCTTTAAGCAATGTCGACACAATCTGAGGCATCTGTTTAAGATGAGCCTTTTCCTCGTCACTACTTTTAGTTTCTAAAGAGGCAACGTGGTTAGAGACAGCTGTTAAAAGTGTCAAGATTTCTTTTTTAGTGCCATATTTGGACAAAATTTTACTTAAACTTTGCATAAGCCACGATCCTTCAGTTTGCGTGAATGACTTATATCCATTATAACACGCATGAAAAACCAGCAGATCTGCCATAATTGGAAAATTGGTTTCATTTACTTCTGCTTCAGGTTCATCGCTTATGTCgattcctttatctctctctattccGCGACATGTTGCAGTAAAAATTAATTTAGGTACTCCACTTAAAGATGGACATTTTTCGGGTGTCAGGTAAGAAAGCAATTCATGCAGTCCAACTGGAACACGGCCCTTTCCAAAAATCGTATCGTTTGTATGACCATGACTGATAATTGCACAAACAAAGCAACCAATATTTTCGTAACGACCATCTTTGTTAAAATTCTCCAAAACTTTACTCATTTCACCGGTTGTTAAATTTGGCCAATCTACGATACACCTTTCAGAAAATCCAAGTTTTATTAATGCCGCTTTAAAAGCTTCTGTATCTTTTGATGAGCCTTCACGAGATTCAGGACGGTTGTTTTTGAAATTTTCGTGGTTGAAGATGTAGGCTACAAGTCGCTTTTTATCATCCATATCATATTTAGGGAAACGTTTACTAAGATCTTCCTTAGTTGGTGAATGGGGCTGATCGCTTGTCCCAACGTTTTCATCTCCATCTGCCATGGTAGTCGATGTAAGAATGTGATGAGCAGAACCTGGTTccgtttattatatattatttctgtcCTCTCAAATTGCTATCAATGCGCATGCGTTAACGAAATCCAACTCCTCGCTTCCAACtcaaaatatacaaatgcatcAGAAATTCTCACCGTAATAATCTGCGTTTCTATTTAAGGACTCCACACCTTAAGGGGTTACACGATAAAAACTATCTGAGGGCTGAACTCATAGGCGAGAGGGTTAAACGTTCAGATGCACGGTGTTCGATGATATCGATAGAATGTCTTTCTTCCCTTATTTGGCATTTAAAATTTCGGCAATGTTTCGTTGATGGTTTAAATCTTCGGCAATTTCCGTAaggaaatttttatttctttattttatttacgtcATTTTGTAGGCGACATTTGCTTAGAAATCGTTGAGAGAGGGGAAAAGTGAACCACACCGAAGAGTGCGTGCgcaaccattcacacacacacacacacacacacatacacacacacacatacacacacatacacacacacatacacacatacatacatacatacacacacacgtacacatacaaccACTGACTTTTGTTGTGGATGAGTTGAATATTGAAACCCTCACTCGCAGAATGCATGAATGCATTTAGGTGTATGTGCGAGAAAAtggctgtga
The DNA window shown above is from Octopus sinensis linkage group LG30, ASM634580v1, whole genome shotgun sequence and carries:
- the LOC115226488 gene encoding caspase-1-like; protein product: MADGDENVGTSDQPHSPTKEDLSKRFPKYDMDDKKRLVAYIFNHENFKNNRPESREGSSKDTEAFKAALIKLGFSERCIVDWPNLTTGEMSKVLENFNKDGRYENIGCFVCAIISHGHTNDTIFGKGRVPVGLHELLSYLTPEKCPSLSGVPKLIFTATCRGIERDKGIDISDEPEAEVNETNFPIMADLLVFHACYNGYKSFTQTEGSWLMQSLSKILSKYGTKKEILTLLTAVSNHVASLETKSSDEEKAHLKQMPQIVSTLLKELKFEAKK